Within Malus domestica chromosome 04, GDT2T_hap1, the genomic segment AAACATGGGCAGCTTCCACAATGTCCAGTATCTCCCATCATAATACCCTGGCATCTGGCTATTCTCCCTGTAAACATACCCAACCTTCCACATTTGCAAAAATTAAATGTTAATGTTATGAGATAAACCCCAAAAGTTTATTGCTTAATTAGCGATCTACCCAGGATTATCATCGAGAAGTTACCCTTGCTAGTCAAACGTATAGTTCAAATATGACTGATCATATTAGTCGAAATAGAGCGCATATTTAGTACGTCGGATATGATGCTGGATTGGATTAAATAGTCCAATCTGGTGTTAGTGTCATTCATATTGCACACCAACCCGATAAAACTAATCAAATACTTAATTTTGTCAAATAACAAGTTGTACTAAAATCATACGCCATGGAGGTAGAGATGCAAGCTATAGTAACATAGTTTAATGCACAGAGGAGAAGTTAAAATctgatttatttgtttgttaagAACAAAGAAGAGCATCTAAACTTTGTAAATCAACTAACCTCATCGAATTCGAGGCAAGGGATCCATCCCTTCTTGAGCATGTAGTCAATCTCCTTCGCAATAGAATCATCAGAGAGTGGTGGTAGGTACGAGAGGGTCTCGAACTTCTTGTTGTTGATTGGATTCCATACCTGTAAAATTCCGCAAATTGTACAAATTAAGAACCAAACCGAGGATGAGAATCTTTGGTACTTGGGAGTTGGGATATAAACTTGTTAGATTCCCTTACCTTCATGCAGAGAGTTCTTGATCcattggagacggttttcttGGCCCATCCAATAGAATCATTCACCGGAAAAAGTTTCCAAGGGTTGACTTTCAAGCCAGCATAACCGGATGCACCAACCGGAGCATTAAAGATCAAAGCAGACATCTTCGAACTTGATGTCCAACAGGATGACTGATCAAAAGTATAGTAAACCAACACAGCCACAAGGTGAAGGACTATTTGTAATGGTAGTGGAATTGGTCGGggaaaagaacaaaaagaagCAGGGtttgttgagagagagagagagtgagagtggtATTGAAAAAACGGTGGGTACAAGATGCTGTAGAGTTTTATAAGCCACATCAGCATCCTGCTTTTTACATCATCTCACGACCAAACAAAATCCACTTGGCATGGTGACAAAGTCTTGGGCCCCACCAAATTCAAGGTGCCCCTTGGAGTCTCgcaggtatcgtttggtatgcagacggaacgggacgagacAGGATGGTCCGGAACGAAGAGGAAGTAAAGATGcactcggatggaaacaaggaggaagaaggagacagagaggttataattttgtgttccacggatgtggaacaagTCGTTCAAGAGGGTGAGGTGAAacgaaaattcaccaaaaattcGTCCGTGGAACAGCGTGTTCCATctgttttaggcgcaccaaacgtgggacggaacgcctcgtcccgctccattccgtcccgtcccatataccaaacggtacctcaTAGCCAGTTTTGCAGACATCAGAGTAACCGTGCGAATTAAATATTAGGAAGATGTACGACTCATTTCTGCAACTGCCTTCTCATGGATGTGGAGAAAACTTTAAAATAGCTGATTGGGAACACAGGAATTTCAACAACCTTTCTTTGCTGCGAACGCAAGTTGAATTCTACAAAACAGCCAAGGCATGGTGATTCAATAGAGAATACGAGAAATATCAGCACTTTGATATTTCTACTATTACAGACgatgtttttaaattaaatttcctCGCTAAGTAACTTTGAATTGTTCCAAGGCGAAAAACTTACAGACACACCAAAGGAGGCAGGCGTCTGAGCTAAATACAACAGCATATCACTCGCATGCTTGAGTTATGTTTGCCAGAACTCAACTCAGCTAGGCTGTAGTATTCAACGTAAAGATTGTAGCTAGATGCGTCTTCGAAAAGACAGGATTGACTTGCCTGCGGATTGGTCCTTCCATTTCCCAGATAATGATTTCTTTAAAGTAACGATGCGTCACCGGCAATGGAAAAACTTTCAAGTGCCCTGCTGAGTTGGTTTAAGGTTCTGTTTATCTTTCTCGAATGGGAATGAGACTTATCGTCTGCTATAAATTTATGGACAATACCATCAGTCTCAATGAAGCTCCAAGCAGAAATTGTAACTACTTCTCTATCTCTCATCATTTTCCTTAGCCTCGTCACATCCTCCCAGTTGCCCATTTTGGCATACATGTTGGCCAGAAGAACATACCTACCACTATGTTGAGGCTCTAATTCAATCAAAAGCTTCCCCACCCTCGCCCCTAAGTCAACATGGTCATGTATCAGACATCCATTAAACAAAGACCCCCAAATAGCACCGTCCGGTTTCATTGCCATACTTCTTATCAATATCTCTGCTTCATTCAGTTTCCCAGCACAGGCCAAGAGATCAACCATGCAGCCATAGTGCTCAATCCCCAGAGCAATGCCATAAACCTTACTCATGCGTCCTATTAACCGCCATGCTTCATTTACCAGAATTTTGTGATTACATGCAGTGAGTACTCCAACAAATGTCACTGCATTTGGTTTAGGTCCTTTCTTTTCCATTTCTGCAAAAAGCTCAAGCCCCATATCATTCTCACCATTGATGGCAAATCCCATGATCATAGCACTCCAAGTAGTTACATCTTTACGAGGCATCCTGCTAAACACGTCTTTTGCGTCTTTAATACATCCACATTTTGCATAAAAATCTACTAGTGCAGTACCAAGCTCAAGTCCATACTcaaaaccattttcttccaaaaaCGAATGAATCCACTTCCCTTCTTCAAAGGCACCCACAGACGCACAAGCATTAAGAGTGCTAACCAAAAGAGACTCTTTGAGCCTCACTTGTGTATGGCTTTTCAATTGACGAAACAGGTCAATTGCTTCATTGAAACAAGCATTCCCAACATACCCAGAAACCATTGCACTATAAGAAACATCATTTATATCTGGCATTGCATCAAACAGATCACGAGCTTCATGAACCAGCCCATTACTACAATATCCACTAATAAGACTAGTCCAACAAACCACATTCTTATCCAAACTTTCCTCAAACACTCTACGAGCAAATTCCACAGCTTCACATCGACAGGAGGCCCTAATAAGTGAGCTAATAACATAAACATCACACCCATGCCCAAACTTCATTATTTGACCATGTACCTGACCAAGCAAAGATACATCAAAACATGCTTTAACTAAAAAGGTGAAAGTACGAGCGTTTGGCTCTGTGCCTATCCTTCTCATTCTGGTGTAAATGGAGAGACCCTTTTCAGATTCTGAGCTTTTCAAGAAACCCATTATCATGGAATTGTAATCAAATACATTGGGTCTTGGAAT encodes:
- the LOC103453824 gene encoding ribulose bisphosphate carboxylase small subunit, chloroplastic-like, which encodes MLMWLIKLYSILYPPFFQYHSHSLSLSTNPASFCSFPRPIPLPLQIVLHLVAVLVYYTFDQSSCWTSSSKMSALIFNAPVGASGYAGLKVNPWKLFPVNDSIGWAKKTVSNGSRTLCMKVWNPINNKKFETLSYLPPLSDDSIAKEIDYMLKKGWIPCLEFDEVGYVYRENSQMPGYYDGRYWTLWKLPMFGCTDPSLVLNEIQQCKTEYPNAYIRCVAFDNVNQGQCMAFIIQKPTATAAATAAAANA
- the LOC108175137 gene encoding pentatricopeptide repeat-containing protein At5g66520-like: MGSKVVLKPVTCPPYLLLLQRCSSLDEFKKIHAHAVTTGLARFAYTASKLIAFSALSEHGNMHYAETLLHQIPRPNVFDYNSMIMGFLKSSESEKGLSIYTRMRRIGTEPNARTFTFLVKACFDVSLLGQVHGQIMKFGHGCDVYVISSLIRASCRCEAVEFARRVFEESLDKNVVCWTSLISGYCSNGLVHEARDLFDAMPDINDVSYSAMVSGYVGNACFNEAIDLFRQLKSHTQVRLKESLLVSTLNACASVGAFEEGKWIHSFLEENGFEYGLELGTALVDFYAKCGCIKDAKDVFSRMPRKDVTTWSAMIMGFAINGENDMGLELFAEMEKKGPKPNAVTFVGVLTACNHKILVNEAWRLIGRMSKVYGIALGIEHYGCMVDLLACAGKLNEAEILIRSMAMKPDGAIWGSLFNGCLIHDHVDLGARVGKLLIELEPQHSGRYVLLANMYAKMGNWEDVTRLRKMMRDREVVTISAWSFIETDGIVHKFIADDKSHSHSRKINRTLNQLSRALESFSIAGDASLL